The Cytobacillus oceanisediminis genomic interval TAATAGTACCATTGATAAAACAGATTATTCAGTCAATTCAAACGAAAAAATATTCCTTTTTTGAAGTCATTCACCCCCCTTCAATATCCTATGCTTGAAATTAATTGTAATGACAAATATTTAATTTTTCAATACATTTTTAAAATTTGTTATTACAAATTAATTTGTAATTGATATGACAATAAGTTTTATGGAATAATAGAAAGAAGAACAGAGTAGGAGGAACGGGTATGAAAGACGGTTTCACCGAGGATAGTGCCCTGCACTTGATGGTTAAAGAAAGCATTCTTGAACTTATTCGAAATGGAGAATACAAACCGGATACAAAATTGCCGACAGAAGCGGAGTTTTGTGAAAAATATGGAGTCAGCCGGACGACCATCAGAACAGCACTCCAGCAGCTGAGCACAGAAGGCCATATTTATCGCCAGCAAGGCAGAGGCACTTTTGTATCAAGCAATAAAGTTAAGCAGCGGCTGACTTCTACAGTCGAAAACTTTTCAAAGCAAATGGCGATGCAGGGAAAAAACCCGCTTATAAAAGTAATAAACCTGGAAGTCATCCCTGCCGATCCCTTCTTGGCAGATGTCTTTGACCTGTCAGAAGGCGATCCGGTTAATGTACTCGAACGGATCAGGTATGCGGATGACGAGCCGCTTCAATATGAAAAAGCCTTTCTGCCATGGAAAAAGACCCCCAGCTTGAACCGGCAGGCCTGTGAAAAATCCTTATACAATTTGCTGCAGACTCAATACAACTTAAAAATCCAAAAGACAGTCGAGCATTTAGAAATTTCATTCCCGGAAGAGGAAATTAGTGACCTGTTAAAAATCAAACCTGAAACACCGTGTTTCGCTCTTGAAACCTATGCCTATATTGAAGACGGAAGCTTAATCGAGTATTCCAAAACGATGTTCCGCGGGGACTATGCTCATTTTATTATTGAACGGAATTATGAATAAAAGCTAAGCGGATTAATTCGCTTAGCTTAATGCCTCTTTTTGTACCACCTAATCGCCTTTTGCTCAATTTCCCGTACCAGTGCTTCCTTCCCCTTTATGTATGCCTCAATGTCAAAGGGGTATTGTTTCGCTAACTCCATTTTTAATACTCCATATTGTTTTGCTTCTTCGCCGTTTAATCTTAAATAATCACGAAATGCAAGATGCCGGGTGATATCAGGATTCCCTTTTTCGTAGATATGGACATGATGGGTCCGCTGATTGCCACCCTTCTGAAAATACCGCCGGCCTGGCAGTCCGTTTTCTCCGCGGGGTTCATACCCCA includes:
- a CDS encoding GrpB family protein — its product is MTRKVAVTPYNPDWPYLFKSGAALLKTIFKREILDIHHIGSTSIPGLAAKPVIDIMPIVNDIEMVDRFNAEMISLGYEPRGENGLPGRRYFQKGGNQRTHHVHIYEKGNPDITRHLAFRDYLRLNGEEAKQYGVLKMELAKQYPFDIEAYIKGKEALVREIEQKAIRWYKKRH
- a CDS encoding GntR family transcriptional regulator, producing the protein MKDGFTEDSALHLMVKESILELIRNGEYKPDTKLPTEAEFCEKYGVSRTTIRTALQQLSTEGHIYRQQGRGTFVSSNKVKQRLTSTVENFSKQMAMQGKNPLIKVINLEVIPADPFLADVFDLSEGDPVNVLERIRYADDEPLQYEKAFLPWKKTPSLNRQACEKSLYNLLQTQYNLKIQKTVEHLEISFPEEEISDLLKIKPETPCFALETYAYIEDGSLIEYSKTMFRGDYAHFIIERNYE